The following are encoded together in the Pedobacter sp. D749 genome:
- a CDS encoding SDR family oxidoreductase: MKILLTGANGYIGTRLIPLLLEEKHEIVCMVRDKRRFVSASDLSDQVTVITGDLLDAESLNEIPKDIDAAYYLVHSMSSSQTGFSDMEKASSENFSAAIRKTNCRQIIYLTGIANDEHLSKHLGSRLAVEEELKSSGKACTILRAAIIIGSGSASFEIIRDLTEKIPFMITPKWVETLCQPIGIRDVLAYLVGVLHHEKAFNQTFDIGGPDVLTYRQMLLGYAKERGLKRWIITVPVLTPRLSSLWLNMITPVPYSLARSLVDSMKNEVICKDNRIQEVVPIKCLSYAEALHLAFEKIDQNSIVSSWKDALNRGYLNSNFMDQIKVPQNGTLEYKVKMPFERKAEEVFENIWSIGGNRGWYFMDWLWHLRGFLDKMFGGVGTRRGRTSNTDLQAGDVLDFWRVLLADKKSKRLLLYAEMKVPGEAWLELKLVEFHGKAFLSQIATFRPKGLWGRMYWYAMWPFHIVLFKGMAREITTYRPDN, translated from the coding sequence ATGAAAATTTTATTAACCGGAGCGAACGGTTATATTGGCACCAGACTAATCCCTTTATTGTTAGAAGAAAAGCATGAAATCGTTTGTATGGTTAGGGATAAGCGAAGGTTTGTTTCAGCTTCTGATTTAAGTGATCAGGTGACGGTTATTACAGGTGATTTACTGGATGCAGAAAGCTTAAACGAAATTCCAAAGGATATTGATGCTGCATATTACCTGGTCCATTCCATGTCTTCAAGTCAAACAGGTTTTTCTGATATGGAGAAAGCTTCTTCCGAAAACTTTTCGGCAGCCATACGAAAAACCAATTGCAGGCAGATTATTTATTTAACTGGCATTGCAAATGACGAACATCTATCTAAACATCTGGGATCAAGGTTAGCGGTAGAGGAAGAACTTAAATCATCAGGAAAAGCCTGCACCATTTTAAGAGCGGCTATTATTATCGGCTCTGGAAGTGCCTCATTTGAAATTATTAGAGATTTAACTGAAAAAATTCCTTTCATGATTACGCCCAAATGGGTTGAAACGCTTTGTCAGCCGATTGGTATTCGCGATGTATTGGCTTATTTGGTAGGTGTTTTGCATCATGAGAAAGCATTTAATCAGACATTCGATATTGGCGGACCTGATGTGCTAACCTACAGGCAAATGCTTTTGGGCTATGCTAAAGAACGTGGGTTGAAACGATGGATCATTACTGTTCCGGTACTAACACCCCGACTATCTTCCTTATGGTTGAATATGATTACACCTGTACCTTATTCGTTAGCCCGTAGTTTGGTAGATAGCATGAAGAATGAAGTAATATGTAAAGATAACCGTATCCAGGAAGTTGTACCAATAAAATGTTTAAGTTATGCAGAAGCTTTGCACTTAGCTTTCGAAAAGATAGACCAGAATTCTATTGTTTCGAGTTGGAAAGATGCCCTGAACCGTGGTTATTTAAATTCTAATTTTATGGATCAGATTAAGGTGCCACAAAATGGAACCTTAGAATATAAAGTGAAAATGCCATTCGAACGTAAAGCAGAAGAGGTATTTGAAAATATCTGGAGTATTGGAGGGAATAGGGGTTGGTATTTCATGGATTGGTTGTGGCATTTGCGTGGCTTTTTAGATAAAATGTTTGGTGGGGTAGGTACCAGAAGAGGCAGGACCAGCAATACCGATTTACAGGCCGGTGATGTGCTCGATTTCTGGCGTGTATTGCTTGCCGATAAAAAGAGTAAAAGATTGTTACTGTATGCTGAAATGAAAGTGCCTGGTGAGGCATGGCTTGAATTAAAGCTGGTAGAGTTTCATGGAAAAGCTTTTTTATCACAAATCGCTACTTTCAGACCAAAGGGTTTATGGGGTAGAATGTATTGGTATGCCATGTGGCCATTCCATATTGTTTTATTTAAGGGGATGGCCAGGGAGATTACCACTTACAGGCCCGATAATTAA
- a CDS encoding DUF3857 domain-containing protein, producing MNKIFPILFLLSLSLTTYAQNFNFGAITYDDYEFDRKKLDSNANAIVLKEFGTASIQRDDITGSLELIFEQHVKIKIYNKEGFKEANIVIPTYKDESREETISDLKASTFNYVDNNFVETIMDRKAIFTENRSKYTRLTKFTLPNLKEGSIIEYSYRLKSPNLFNFRTWEFQGDIPKVISEYLVYIPGIYNYNVSLRGFQKLTDQKSELSKECLRLSGVAIDCSKITYVMKNIPAFIEEDNMTAPSNFKSAIYFELSDVQNLNGSKTSYTKTWKDIDYELSSYKTLGDQMKRKDVFKELIPEITKGTTTDLDKAKAIYNYIKKQIKWNNYYGKYAEDNIKKALENRSGNVADVNLSLIAALSAAGLDAEAVILSTRDNGTVNKLYPVMSDFNYLVAKVNIADKSYLLDATEPLLPFGLLPLRCINDQGRVINLKKPSYWIDLTASQKAITSYILTGKMTTDGKIIGTLTTHTMGYAAYSKRKDILRYSSPDEYVEKLDERLTRIKILDHQISNLDSVENSLVEKYEVEFTVNDGTNKDQFYFSPFFINTISKNPFNLNERTYPVDLGAASDERIIINVLLPEKYQLLEKPKDMAIALPNGGGRYLLQTGLDENTISISQILQFNNAIYQPEEYLFLKEFYSKIIQNQKTEFLLKKAN from the coding sequence ATGAATAAAATATTCCCCATACTATTCCTCCTTTCTTTATCGTTAACCACTTATGCTCAAAACTTTAACTTCGGAGCAATTACCTATGATGATTACGAATTCGACAGAAAAAAATTAGACAGTAATGCAAATGCCATTGTTTTAAAAGAATTTGGTACCGCATCAATTCAACGCGACGACATTACAGGCAGTTTAGAGTTGATTTTTGAACAGCATGTAAAAATTAAAATCTACAATAAAGAAGGCTTTAAAGAAGCTAATATTGTTATTCCAACCTATAAAGATGAATCTCGCGAAGAGACGATCAGTGATTTAAAAGCTTCTACCTTTAATTATGTAGACAATAATTTTGTTGAAACCATTATGGACAGGAAGGCCATTTTCACCGAAAACCGGTCAAAATACACCCGACTGACCAAGTTTACCCTTCCGAACCTCAAAGAAGGCTCAATAATTGAATATAGTTACAGGTTAAAATCGCCCAACTTATTTAATTTCAGAACATGGGAGTTTCAAGGCGACATTCCAAAGGTGATTAGCGAGTATTTGGTTTATATTCCAGGGATTTACAACTATAACGTTTCTTTACGCGGATTTCAAAAACTGACTGATCAAAAATCAGAATTGAGCAAAGAATGTTTAAGGCTTTCAGGCGTTGCTATCGATTGCTCAAAAATCACCTACGTGATGAAAAATATTCCGGCATTTATTGAGGAAGATAACATGACTGCTCCGAGTAACTTCAAATCGGCCATCTATTTTGAGCTTTCTGATGTTCAGAATTTAAATGGTAGTAAAACGTCTTATACTAAAACTTGGAAAGATATTGATTATGAGCTGTCATCCTATAAAACACTGGGCGACCAGATGAAAAGAAAAGACGTTTTTAAAGAGCTCATTCCAGAAATCACAAAAGGAACTACTACCGATTTGGATAAAGCAAAAGCCATTTATAATTACATTAAAAAACAGATTAAGTGGAATAATTATTACGGAAAGTACGCAGAAGATAACATCAAAAAGGCATTAGAAAACCGATCAGGCAACGTAGCAGATGTTAACCTGAGCTTAATTGCAGCACTTTCTGCAGCTGGTTTAGATGCAGAGGCTGTTATCCTTTCTACCCGTGATAATGGAACAGTAAACAAGCTTTACCCGGTTATGAGTGATTTTAATTACCTGGTAGCCAAAGTAAATATTGCCGATAAAAGTTATTTATTGGATGCTACGGAACCACTTCTACCCTTTGGATTATTGCCGTTACGGTGTATTAACGATCAAGGCAGGGTAATCAACTTAAAAAAACCATCTTACTGGATCGATTTAACGGCGAGCCAGAAAGCAATCACCAGTTATATCCTTACAGGAAAAATGACTACCGATGGAAAAATTATTGGTACTTTAACCACCCATACAATGGGTTATGCGGCATATAGCAAACGTAAAGATATTCTGCGTTACAGTTCTCCGGATGAATATGTAGAAAAACTGGATGAACGGTTAACCCGAATTAAGATCCTGGATCATCAAATTTCGAACCTTGATAGTGTAGAAAATTCTTTGGTAGAGAAATACGAGGTAGAATTTACCGTAAACGATGGCACCAATAAAGACCAGTTTTATTTCAGTCCATTTTTTATCAATACCATTTCAAAAAATCCGTTTAATTTAAATGAACGTACCTACCCTGTTGATTTAGGTGCAGCATCCGATGAACGGATTATCATCAATGTGCTTTTACCAGAAAAATATCAATTGCTGGAAAAACCAAAAGACATGGCCATAGCACTACCTAATGGTGGCGGAAGGTATTTATTGCAAACGGGTTTAGATGAAAACACCATTTCAATAAGTCAGATTTTACAGTTTAACAATGCTATTTATCAGCCAGAAGAATATCTTTTCTTAAAAGAATTCTATAGCAAAATCATTCAAAACCAGAAAACAGAGTTTTTATTAAAAAAGGCGAATTAA
- a CDS encoding 3'-5' exonuclease: MKLNLKRPLAFFDLEATGVNVGADRIVEIAILKAMPDGSELVKTWRVNPEMPIPLQTSLIHGIYDEDIANEPTFKTLAAEIAEFIGESDLAGYNSNKFDIPMLLEEFLRAEVDFDMNNRKFVDVQNIFHQMEQRTLKAAYKFYCQEDLINAHAAEADVIATYKVLLGQLEMYKETEFESKQGVKSIPVVNDIDALHIFTNINKPVDFAGRLVYNDNNEVCFNFGKHKGKTTAQVFSVEPSYYAWMKNGDFPLYTKKKLDEEWAKFNAKKNENRAARPQNNTPANKPQFQQKPQPKPEKPAKPIDTDMLEQLKMKFGK, translated from the coding sequence ATGAAATTAAATTTAAAGCGCCCTTTAGCATTTTTTGATTTAGAAGCTACTGGAGTTAATGTTGGAGCTGACAGGATCGTTGAAATAGCGATTTTAAAAGCCATGCCAGATGGTTCTGAACTTGTTAAAACCTGGCGCGTAAATCCGGAAATGCCAATCCCTTTGCAAACTTCATTGATACACGGTATTTATGATGAAGATATTGCAAACGAGCCTACCTTTAAAACTTTAGCTGCAGAAATTGCTGAATTTATTGGAGAAAGTGATCTGGCAGGATACAATTCAAACAAATTTGATATCCCTATGCTTTTAGAAGAATTTTTAAGAGCTGAGGTGGATTTTGATATGAACAACCGCAAGTTTGTTGATGTACAGAATATTTTCCACCAAATGGAGCAACGTACCTTAAAAGCAGCTTATAAATTCTATTGTCAGGAAGATTTAATTAATGCGCATGCTGCAGAAGCAGATGTTATAGCAACCTATAAAGTTTTACTTGGACAATTAGAAATGTACAAGGAAACCGAGTTCGAAAGCAAACAGGGCGTAAAAAGTATTCCGGTTGTAAACGACATCGATGCATTACATATCTTCACCAACATTAATAAACCTGTAGATTTTGCTGGCCGGTTGGTTTACAATGATAATAATGAGGTATGTTTTAACTTTGGTAAACACAAAGGTAAAACCACTGCTCAGGTATTTTCTGTAGAGCCTAGCTATTATGCCTGGATGAAGAATGGCGATTTCCCCTTGTATACAAAAAAGAAATTAGACGAGGAGTGGGCAAAGTTCAATGCGAAGAAAAACGAGAACAGGGCAGCACGACCTCAAAATAACACACCTGCCAATAAGCCTCAATTTCAACAGAAACCTCAGCCGAAGCCAGAAAAACCTGCAAAGCCGATCGATACGGATATGTTGGAACAATTGAAGATGAAATTTGGTAAGTAG
- a CDS encoding DUF3857 domain-containing transglutaminase family protein translates to MRFLFTVFSFLLISFAGFAQDNYDVDLIPSNLRNRANACIRNEEITVDMRSPDNVMLNVKKAITVFNQNGEDEARLAIYYDKNISIKSIKGEVYNSVGKLTNKFSQNDFADMSAADGFSLFVDSRVKHYLPSVNQYPYTLVYNYEIRNKQNLIIPDWNPKPADDVSVEKSTYTFICKPTDQVRIKTQNYNGTPEVLTDEKQKKTIWKANNILAIRTEPYSPAHETYATNIQIAPQTFYYYNHKGSYTNWKELGKWIYDDLLAARKALPPATIEMVKDLVKNEKTDKDKARKIYQYLQDKTRYISVQIGIGGFQPIAASEIDRLGYGDCKALVNYMQSLLNAANIDSYYCVVSAGSEKKSMDPTYASMVQGNHIILCMPLKGDTTWLECTSQKIPFGFLSDFTDDRLVLACTADGGKLLHTPKLTTAENLQIRRADLMVQLDGSISGKMNTVYSGSQYENQESLIGKSITEQHKLLKEAYNIDNIDFEAVSLAQKKDISPKLTEEVSINIRNYAPVNGNKMFLQLNAFNLKRSIPEIKNRTLPVYINRGYTDEDTIVYTLPDNVDTKLIIGQDKTFQSDFGQYACKISAEGKKLIYYRKFILNDGIFPAEKYADFSKFINDVNSADYLKLALSLKK, encoded by the coding sequence ATGAGATTCCTATTTACCGTGTTTTCCTTCCTTTTAATTTCTTTTGCTGGCTTTGCACAAGACAATTATGATGTTGATTTAATTCCATCGAACCTCCGTAACCGTGCTAACGCCTGTATCCGCAATGAGGAAATAACTGTCGACATGCGCTCACCTGATAACGTAATGCTCAATGTAAAAAAAGCGATTACCGTTTTTAACCAAAATGGAGAGGATGAGGCCCGTTTGGCCATCTATTACGATAAAAATATTTCGATTAAAAGCATAAAGGGAGAAGTTTACAATAGCGTAGGCAAACTGACGAACAAGTTTTCTCAGAATGATTTTGCTGATATGAGTGCGGCCGATGGGTTCTCCTTATTTGTTGATAGCCGCGTAAAACACTACCTGCCATCAGTAAACCAATATCCTTACACCCTGGTTTACAATTATGAAATTAGAAATAAGCAAAATCTGATTATCCCTGATTGGAACCCTAAACCAGCAGATGATGTTTCAGTGGAAAAAAGTACCTATACTTTTATTTGTAAGCCGACAGACCAGGTAAGAATTAAAACCCAGAATTATAACGGAACACCAGAAGTTTTAACTGATGAAAAGCAGAAAAAAACAATCTGGAAAGCAAATAATATCCTGGCCATTAGAACTGAACCCTATAGCCCGGCACACGAAACCTATGCCACCAACATCCAGATTGCCCCGCAAACGTTTTATTATTACAACCATAAAGGCAGTTATACCAACTGGAAAGAGCTGGGTAAATGGATTTACGATGATTTGTTAGCAGCACGCAAAGCCCTGCCACCTGCAACCATTGAAATGGTAAAAGATCTGGTAAAAAATGAAAAAACGGACAAAGATAAGGCGCGTAAAATCTATCAGTATTTACAAGATAAAACAAGGTATATCAGCGTACAGATTGGTATCGGTGGTTTTCAACCTATTGCAGCAAGTGAAATAGACCGTTTGGGCTATGGTGACTGTAAAGCTTTGGTAAATTACATGCAAAGCCTGCTCAATGCTGCAAATATAGATTCTTATTACTGTGTAGTATCAGCTGGTTCTGAAAAGAAAAGTATGGACCCAACATATGCCAGTATGGTGCAAGGCAATCATATTATCCTATGTATGCCACTAAAGGGTGATACTACCTGGTTAGAATGCACGAGCCAAAAAATCCCCTTCGGCTTTTTAAGCGATTTTACTGATGATAGATTGGTACTGGCCTGTACTGCCGATGGAGGCAAACTATTGCATACGCCAAAATTAACAACCGCCGAGAACCTGCAGATCCGTAGGGCTGACTTAATGGTTCAGTTAGACGGCAGCATATCTGGAAAAATGAATACTGTTTATTCGGGTTCACAATATGAAAATCAGGAATCTTTAATTGGGAAATCGATAACCGAACAACATAAATTATTAAAAGAAGCCTATAACATTGATAATATCGATTTCGAGGCAGTTTCCCTTGCGCAGAAAAAAGATATATCGCCGAAATTAACAGAGGAAGTAAGCATTAATATCAGAAATTATGCCCCGGTTAACGGAAATAAAATGTTTTTGCAGCTCAATGCCTTTAATCTAAAGAGATCAATTCCTGAAATAAAGAACAGAACGCTCCCTGTTTACATTAACCGCGGGTATACAGATGAAGATACCATTGTATATACCCTACCTGATAATGTAGATACCAAATTAATTATAGGACAGGATAAAACGTTTCAAAGCGATTTTGGGCAATATGCGTGTAAAATATCTGCAGAAGGCAAGAAATTAATCTACTATAGAAAGTTTATTTTAAACGATGGAATATTTCCTGCAGAAAAATATGCGGACTTCTCGAAATTTATTAACGATGTAAATTCGGCTGATTATTTAAAACTTGCCCTTAGCTTAAAGAAATAG
- a CDS encoding murein L,D-transpeptidase catalytic domain family protein, with amino-acid sequence MKKYILDIATIFLVGMSIVGTSWKAIDRPQTQQDTIKNIAADSLYNQYILNIYHQIHLDSAGLNEQVFEKALTGFYNMKYSGLLHAKSILTIADFDQESTKKRLYIIDLASKKLVLNTWVAHGQNSGGDKPSSFSNNINSNQSSLGFYLTGEIYSGKHGRSIKLDGMDQGFNSNARERSIVVHGASYVSQKSIDELGRLGRSQGCPAVPAKLADQVINTISDRTVLFINNSDQQYNSSFLNETLAASVILNQEQILAAQMD; translated from the coding sequence ATGAAGAAATACATCCTGGACATTGCTACGATTTTTTTAGTGGGCATGAGCATTGTCGGAACAAGTTGGAAAGCGATAGATCGCCCCCAAACACAACAAGATACGATTAAAAATATAGCGGCAGACAGTCTGTACAATCAATACATCTTAAATATATACCACCAAATTCATTTAGATTCTGCCGGATTAAATGAACAGGTTTTCGAAAAGGCATTAACCGGGTTTTATAACATGAAGTATTCTGGTTTATTACATGCTAAATCTATTTTAACAATTGCTGATTTCGATCAGGAAAGCACTAAAAAACGTTTATACATTATCGATCTTGCAAGCAAAAAACTGGTATTAAATACCTGGGTAGCTCATGGGCAAAACAGTGGTGGCGATAAGCCTTCATCTTTCTCGAATAACATCAACTCAAACCAGAGTAGTTTAGGCTTCTATTTAACCGGTGAAATTTATAGTGGTAAACACGGTCGTTCGATCAAGTTGGATGGCATGGATCAAGGTTTTAACAGCAATGCCAGAGAACGATCAATTGTGGTTCATGGTGCAAGTTATGTAAGCCAGAAAAGTATAGATGAATTGGGTAGATTGGGCAGAAGCCAGGGTTGCCCCGCTGTTCCTGCCAAGCTCGCCGATCAGGTCATCAATACCATTTCAGACCGGACAGTGCTGTTTATCAATAATTCAGACCAGCAATACAATTCATCATTTTTAAATGAAACACTTGCTGCAAGTGTTATACTAAATCAGGAACAGATTTTAGCAGCTCAAATGGATTAA